The following is a genomic window from Lycorma delicatula isolate Av1 chromosome 6, ASM4794821v1, whole genome shotgun sequence.
AATTCAATGTTTCATAATTCTACTAACATACATCAGAATTTCATCTAAaccaaatctttattaaattgaaagttaattttatatttgtgtaaaaacctttaaattatatagaaatgttTACAAGGTataatcaaatgtaaaatatacaatgaaagaacttgttttaatacttttaatgtatttaactcaTTTAAAGATTTCATATGCATGATGGTAATTTCTGTCACAGACTGAGCaggaagattaagaaaaaatactataCCATCACattgagtaatattaaaaaaataaacattaaaaatgtttatttttttaaatattaatttctgataatgtcagtcattttattttattctagctGTTATTCTGGTATGCATAATTAAATACTATGAAaggtaaataattgataaaaattactgcaaagagaaaaaatatgatgCGGACatgacatgacttccttgtacgcttattaaattacatatacacatttttttttattgaattattatttactgtaaatttttttttacaatcagaggttcataattattaataaatcaatatatttcaattaaaaaaaaagttggaaaaaaagggataaagtctgattcaaaccaatgtgccttgtatgatccaaatatttcattaattaaaattttatttggcaataactctggaaccaatgaaaataagtaccgcttatgatatattgttgaaaaactctcaatgagggtttattactgcagttaagaagaagtctaaaatctacattttttttttggattttgggcttttttggacacttttggttcaatcaattgcaatcaaaagggaggtgcacaactagatgttacaacagtcctacatctgaaattttaaaatcctgcaggtaatcgtttctgagttatgcgagatacataagtacagatgtcatgtcaaaactagtcaaaatggacatttctgttgaaatctgaaaaccgaaacttttcgtgATCGCAATGCTTCATTTACTTTGTACgctaagtaaaaaagaaattacaaatagaaacaaaaagatatataatgtaatgtaaaatataatataaaacttcaaaCAATACTGTATGATAAATGCAAAGAATGAAAGGCATAATAGAAAATAACTtattagtattaacatttttaatcccttgtatgtgaaataaatatgaaatatatattttttaatcaaattacaaaCCAGTTTAATTCGAGCTATTTGAAGTTGTGGATACAAGGATCCTGGTCTTAACTGAACAACCTTCTGATAAGATTTCTGTGCAGCAGTATAAGCTTTTCTAGCCAGGTATGCATCTCCTAAGACCTCCCAACagttactaaaacaaaataaatactgtatgtatataaacataatacattaactaataaatattcgtttttaatgCATTAAGCAGAAAATACAACTGTATGAAATGaagacatatttatattttaggatatttttacatccaacagattcTTCAGCCATTATACTTGCTGGGCAGTCAGTGATCCTTCAAGAAGATCCACCCACAGGCTGTCACTGCCACctgattataaaaagaatatatatatatatatcaactatcTGATCTACAAGAACTACTTTATGAACTTGGCTTATGTTGCTGGCATTCTGTCTTTATAGTTAGCACTTTTTTTAGGATGGAAgaatattttagatgaaaaaattaattttaagagggTTGCACCTCATCCTCATCATCAATATGATGATAGAACTTATAAATAAGAGcctaatgataaatatattttggtatatGCCAAGAAATTGGTTTGTCAAATTTTCCatctcataaaatttaatctaataagtCTCTGTATTGCAGAAAGAGATACTGACAGGCAGCATCAagaaacaagatattaattgctGAATATTTACCTCAAATCACCGGTTCTTATTACTGAGTCTTTTGTCTTAATTTGTCATTTCATGAAACAAATTACCTGAACAtacaaataaaaggtaaaaacttACCTTTACAACTTGATTTTATATCATGCTGAAAACTGAATACATTTGTTCTTGTATGGtaaatttcaaaacagttttcTATATAAtggtattttgcattttttacgctgataaattgtttcttttcttaATCTTTGGCTGGAACACAGTTTACACCTCTTGGTAGGTTTAGCCTTATTAGTTGAGGAAACCTTTTCTATAAAATGGGCCCAAAATTTTCCATTCAGCCAAAGAGTAGATATCCCTGAAGTTGATGGTCGACCACTGGTGTGTCCCTATCTTTAGAGGTGAATTGAATTTAGGATCTGCTcacttaaatttcaatgaaaatcattaagttttatagttttcctgttatatttctataataataatgcttGCATTATACAAGGTGACatcaaaaagataaaacaataattttttataccccTTTGCAAACCTCCTCATTACTGGGAGTGACACCAACCTTTATCTACccctcctatatatatatttgttgtaatcaaACACTGCATTAGGTTTCAGGGTTTTTTAGGGTTGAGGTTTCTAATTTCTCGCTGGCTCACAACTTCTATAAAGTCGTATTGTCCATgaaaagtagaaagcataaaaaacaACTTGTATAAGATGTAAACACACAGCTGatctaaaagtaatgataaaaataaaactatcgaaATAGAAATGATAGCAAATGACTGCAGTTGATATAAAACATCTAAACTTCTAAACTTCTCTATAAGATAAAAAACCCGAAACTATATCTTGCAGTAGAATGTACATGCTCAAATATAGTGATAGGCAGAGTCCATCTTTCATAATTACgcaataaaaaaaacacgatGCACTGTGTTCATCTTTTGTGATGAATGGGTTAATGCACCCTTCCAACAttactaagtaataaaaaattgttacagaaaaataaaaaactaatttttattatctttcttgaTCCGAAACTTGTTCTTTCCATTTTAATGAATGGTGCTTACAGTTACCCATTTACTTTCAACCCAACACaacttttgttgtattttatatcccaacaattttaacatgaatgaaattttatagtagcgatttaaaatgttaaaagtttctattttctaatatttccTGGCCTGCttggaaacattttttacaatatttatccaAACGTTTTAGTCAAACAACTCCATTATTGTGTTTcggtattttttataaagtatgaggttattttatgtttttatattacttaatgtCAATCATAGTTATGACATTTGTCAAATAATTACcagcataattaataaattaaacatgttaaGTTTTAGTGAatagtagaaaaaatgaaatatttttaatactaacagAATCAGATATGACAGTAGAAAATTACCACATAGTTGACTGgaataacaatcaaaatcaaacaatttatatttttcttaatcaacaactgtattgttaatatttcacacattaaaatagtaatggaaaaataaggaggtattttttattatctctgcagagtactgttgacatcatgtctaTGACGTTACTCGATAACCTggcattacataaataaataatcaagggTTACCTGATTTAGTAGAGTCcggttacattaaatataaatgaaactacaAATACTTATGATTCTGTCACTTTAAAGAATCTTAATGCATTCGCTAAAGTAGCCTAAGAAGAACAATGCTCATTTGACATTAAATGTCAATGAAACTGGCTCtactataaacattttcattacaaatGTGTACAgccaaaggaaaaaaaattacatctgcacattttttaaaatagaagcaAATCATATTTGACAAATACAATGTTCAAACATCACGTTATACTGTTGCAGGATGTTCGTATTTGTTATGTAGGTGCGTATTGTTGCCACATGCTGTGTTTACTATCGGCTAGCACAATATTACAATACTAGCAAGTAGATGTAGGGGGAGTTTGTAGTTCCCCTGCATGCCTGCACACAAGCTCCTTCTACCAAAATAGCAGACGACTGCACAATGACCCACCATGCGCCAGCAGCTTTATAAACAGCAGCATGGCAATACAAGAGCTTTCACTCTCAGACCACCACCAGAAAAGATTACCCCAACaacgtaggggaagacacccaccttgtggtgattccggtcaccacaccatccccttcgttcctagccctgaaggcctttaccggaggtcatcttcagaccctctaactgattatatCTCATAGTCACCAGCCAagtctcagtcaggatgccaccaacgcaaatgcctcggcagacatttacatcagtaaatgtCTTTACATCAGTAGCACTCTGTCTTTACTGTAAAGACAGAGATAGACGAGAACCATCTCAGCTATGCTGGCATCAGATGATCTGGGGGTAATCCCCAACCATACTGTAGTGGGGACACACGTCTGATTCCAATAGATGAGCCATAACTCCTTGACTACAATCCATGAACCAAGGTGACATTGTCAAAGATCAGCAGCCAAGGCAACATTGCCAGAGACCAGCAGTTGTACTCAACAGCCCTACTCAGGGCTACCTCATCCAACatcaaacagcccttttcagggccactatAAAATCTCAAACAGCCCTATTCAGGGTTACCACAAGGTTCTAAAATGACATATGTTGCCAGGGAAATATGGCGACTGTTTGTCGAATGTGATTAAGTAGTGTACTGGATCTGAATTGTGTCTATTTATGAAGTAAACAGCTAGTTTTCTTATAAGGGTAACtaaaaatcttatgaaataagctattaaaaaacaCTGTATTTATCAAATTTGGTCCAGTTTGTCATTTCCaaatttatggttttaaataaattttcacatagaACTATAAAGGGCAAAACATAGctaatggaaaaaattttcaCCAGGTTTTAAGTTTGCGACAGACCTCAATGCAACTCCGTCCaactaaaataaaggaattttatattCATCTACATATATACAGAAGGAATATCTTCCTGCAGTCAAGCCTGCACAATCCAAAGGGGTTGATTTACAACCACTTTTCAGGAACTGATAGTCACTGCAGCAGGGATGCAGTAAAGTTCCAAACACAGGAATATTCAGTGAATCAATCTTTATAGCACAATGCCTTTGCTAACACAAACTTAATAAGGTCCAGGTTAAGATAAAAGCTGCATTCCTTAAAAGCCAGAGTCTAAAATGACctggaatattttaaggaatagAGAATCCTGAAAAATGAACTTGAGAAATAAGGATAAATGCCAAAGCCAAagcaaagtttaataaattattttctacagatAACGAATATTAAACAACAGTGAATACAGTTGCACTGCATGCTGCTGGCATTTATTACTGACTAATGAATATAACAATTGTTGATGCTGCataatatttgtattgaaaaataaatatattacgtcTATCAGCCATACATGATAGTCACTTATTTACTTATGAAacattttctgatattaataaacatcattcaccacataactgtattttttaataaagaaatatcaaattttcatGACCTAACAGAATGTATGCATTTCAACAGAAAAACTAAGTACTGACAAATTAATAATTCAGCAAATTCTGTtataacataatagttttaaaaaaacatagttatCTCTTatctataaaactaaaagaaCATAAACATACGAGTCTTCCACATCAATACGAATAGCAGCTAGAAGGGATTTCACAGCAGCACCAACATCTTGAAGTTCAAAATGTTGAATACTTAATTGTAACCACGCCCATTTGCTTTGTGTTGTTTTTGTAACAGcagttaataattcaatatttaaagcctgcaaagaaaataaaataaaaaacatcaataaatccattaatatgagaggtggatcaaaaaataagttacatccttactgtgttcttgaactgaaaaggatatattaatgtcttacagtggcagcactggttgtgcTGTTGTCTTTAAgctcccccagcagcaattctgtactcAGTACATGCGTAGTGTCATTGTCAAATATAGGATGTCCTTTAGGGGTTTTGTCCAGATTAGAAGGGCATTCAGCAGTCCGATTTTTGtaggcaaaaaattacaattgtgaaattcatcgccaagtTTTTGAGGTATATGGTGGGACTGCAATGTCACAtcccatgatcacaaaatggtgccaaatgttcagaaacggaaAAACAAATGTGAATGACAGACTGCGTGCTGGCGTCCTTCAACAGCAAACACAACGGGTAACACGGAAcatgtgaatgaaatgatcttgagtgaCTGGCAtattaaaattagagaaattgcaagtgaacttaacatcagtttgGTAGTTTGATTGtgattattcacgatcagcttggttaccgtaaGAAACCAAGCACGGTGGGTGCACGATGGGTGCCAAATCTGTTGACTGACAACcacaaacataaacattttgcatctgctctttctttttcttcaacgttattccaggactggtccacagtttttgaaacaaatcatcacaggggatgacagctgggtgcttcattacagtcctgagactaaacgagcatcacatgaacGGAGATACTAAGATTTGCTCAAAAGGTTATGCTGACATCTTTTTCAATTCCGAGGGAGttatttacagtgaatttatgccccgAGGAACAATAATCAATGCTGAATCTTAACGtgaagactttaaaaaaattgcgtaaagccattaaagatcgaagacctGGAAGACTGAGCAATGGTATCGTTTTTCTTTGCGACAAcactactcctcattcagctcatgtgacaaaggagttactgcaaaaattcaagtgggaagtgtagtctcatccgccttacagccctgacctagcaccctgtgactaccacctgtttggtcctctcaagcgagacctgggaggGGAGCGCTTCGctaatgatgaactgaaggaagcggtagttaaatggttgaaggaaattggacgaaatttttatgagagtgaaactgaaaaacttgtcacagggtatgaaaagtgttcagaaaaactttgtgattatgtcgaaaaatagatgaaaatgtgtagttttttgttcaataaaaaaaaaattgtcttataaatatgtgtttgtttcatagaagGGGTGTAACTTGCTTTCTGATCgtctcttttaattaaaaaaaaaaaaaaatataaaatattgacttataagtcaataaaataatagaacCATCATAACTTTCAGAAATCATTCTTTtcagaaatatcattttaagaatacagcaaataatatttatgaccattaaaacctaaataagtaacataatacgtaattaaaagtaaaatcattatataagtaattaatataattgatttggataaataatcttattctacattaaaaaaatagcattatccaatatcataataattattattttacaatagagAATTTACAgagttaaaatcattattttatacaaaaacttttttgtattaaattaattcacttacataggtaaaaaaaaattatatctatgataaaattcacaaataatatattatcagaatattcagaataaaaaataataagttatcttttttaaatcattcattgaCTTATTTCAACTCGCATGCAATATAGAAAGAGCTCCTTGACAGAGCAAAAAGTTAGTGTATTAATGCTCAAAATctgaacattataataatttataatgaatttgaaaggattcttatttaatatatatatatatatatatataaatactattaaataaaccacctggtgtagaataacatttattattgttgtttaataaataacagcaataataatatatttattatgcaataacagaattatttcaatcgtgACTAAGGATgcgggatcccatgaaagtatcttaatattctatactaggtggtttgtttaatataatttaacagcacagaggaataatattaattttgaaaagattaatttcagtaatacacatatatatataaataaataacttgatccaccaagtacagaataagaTTAAATTAGATAGGATGACAATTACCTTACACAAGAGTACTTTCACAATTTTCTCGCATCTTAAGTTGATCCAAACTTATGATTGTTCACGTAAAATTACATACcataaatacacaatattaacaaaataaaatcttgataaatacaataacacaaaatttgttaaaattttggatataaactttaaaatcaattcaaatcaaaatggaattaaaatttttattccttttatatttaagatttaaaatcaaaatcaaaagttaaaattaaagttaaaaattccatatataaaaatatgttgtcaaataataaaaatattaattaaaagttaaaattataaatatgttaaataagaaggagtgtgtatgtgtgtggttTGGCTAGCCAATATTATGTTACTGTCTggatagtaatataatatacaatggACATGTAATGTTCAGATTCAAAACACTAGTGTTTTTTACGTCAAACAATCGATAAAAACAACACTTTAACAAAGTATGATGTACATTTTAATAACCACAATCTCTTAGTAATGTGTGAAGTCAGTTGTTACAAATATACTTTCATCACTTCTACAACAAAATTACACATCACAaaacaatatacataataatcaataatactaaaaaaatttgtgattggAATAAGCAACTaactgtgttaaaatatttttgtaattattacatttgaaaaaatagatattacaataaaaagatatCTCAATcgcattataaattattgaaaaaaggaaatgagcAACAGTttcagtttttacaagtaacagtagGAAAACATGAGTTCATATGTTGTTATAAACATAAGCAGAAAGGTGTCTTAATTTGATGTCAAAAAGTTAGATCACtcttacattttcttttcatgagcattcttttaacaatttaaaataataattttcaagcacacaagacataaatattaatttaaaatacttactgtCTCTCCCTGAATCCTGTATATATCACTAAGAGCCATTGCCACTTCAGAAGACCGTTTATTAAGATACAAAGCTTTTTTGTAACAACATCTAGCTTTTACTAAATCATGAGTAACATAATAATTACCCAGTTCTAAGTAAACTTTATACCAGTAAGGTGCTAATTTTCCAGCCTATAAAAGTAGAACAAaccataaacatattaaatatctactagttaaaaaaacatcctaagtaatcaaataaatataccaGCACAGTGGCTGGCTGTCATCAGACCAAAATccacatttcatttacaaaatatttaatttgataaggAAAATTTTCGACCGACTAAGAAATTGCAAATGACATCGACATTAATGATAGTTCTGTAGAACtaattacatgattttaatgaatgatttgagCATGCGCAGCGGTTATGAAATTTAAGCCAAAACTGTTTTCATTtgaatagaagaaagaaagaaagtcacCATCATCCTCAACACCAATGCAAACAAAACAAATGAAGAGCTAAGTGAAAGTAATGCTgaccagttatattttttatttttattatattttttatgaagttgtgGATATGAATACCCACCATAAGGCCAAATTTCCAACAAACATACTACCTAGAGGTTCTGCATCATGATAATTACAGCCCTTTCTTCATATGTAATCCAGGATTTCTTGGTCAAGTATGGAACTCCTAAGATCACCAGACCCCTTACTTATTAGACATGGAATTTTGTGATCTCTGGTTGTTCTCCAACCCGAAAATGGGGCTAAAGGAGTTCCAATTTGACAGCAGTGAAGACAGCATTATGCTGTTGCATTGACCTATTATGAATGCTGTCACATTATGTTTCACTGTTgcaaataatctaattaaaatgttaatatagataactttctaaaaaattttctagaaatatttctTACGGATGAGTTTATCACTCTTttgaataatcagatatttcagtTGTTAAAAGTGATATCACCTAGTATCTTTTGGTTACATACACTTCTGCTCTCCAAACATTTATATAGAAACATGATAATGTTCATCTCTTGCAAATTacaaactaatgaaatttcaacTGATAAATTGGATAAATTTCTGCAATCTAATTCATGGCAAACAACATAACTGATACACAACAAAGAATGGATATTGAAATGACAATGGTGTATCACAAAGTTATTTCATCTTTCGCATACAATAACCTGAGTACAGTAATGGAGACAAATAGTGTaatatacaatttactcttggatAAATTATAAATCCACATTCAAAAAATTGGATCCTCTTCAAAACACTCGTTATAATAATACACTAAACTAAATCAAGGTTTGCAcactatataaaacaataaatttcaataaacaaaatggaaaaagtatatttatctttaatataaacatgaataaacaataaagtaCCTTAAATAATGCATTAATGCATTGTTGAATCTCATCTTCTTCTAAACAACGCATACCTAGATGATACCAAGCATCTGGTGAGTCAGGATGTTTAACAGTAATACCAAAAAGTATATCAAGAGGTGGCATAGCCTTATCGGCTAGCTCAGCTAATTGAACTCGAAGTAATATAGCAGTAACCTCATTATCACTACTGGTATACATAGTTTCCAGTTTTGCTAACAAGTTTTTGCTATATCCCACTTTTCTAAATGTATATGAGCTCTGCACATACATTCCAAAGCCATTGCATTATTTCTGTCTTCTATTAACAACTGTAACGtttaaaatcataacaataaattagaattataaactTGCCAACAATTTCTACCcaatagtaaaattaaagttacaatCAAAAAGTAATTGTGTTGCTCCCTGTTAATATTTCAGAACTTGATAAATAAATAGAGTAATTTgtttacgtttaataaaaatcttcattaaatttttgtacgccataaaatacaaattaatatctttcagttctggaaaatgtaattttgttcaacaatATATTTACTATGATAGCTTAAGATGAGATATCAGTCTGCAACTCACCACACAGGAGAAGACACCTTCTATGTGATGGTTTCGGTCACCTCACCACCCCCTCTGTACTttgcccttatgggc
Proteins encoded in this region:
- the LOC142326679 gene encoding tetratricopeptide repeat protein 37-like; translated protein: MYVQSSYTFRKVGYSKNLLAKLETMYTSSDNEVTAILLRVQLAELADKAMPPLDILFGITVKHPDSPDAWYHLGMRCLEEDEIQQCINALFKAGKLAPYWYKVYLELGNYYVTHDLVKARCCYKKALYLNKRSSEVAMALSDIYRIQGETALNIELLTAVTKTTQSKWAWLQLSIQHFELQDVGAAVKSLLAAIRIDVEDSNCWEVLGDAYLARKAYTAAQKSYQKVVQLRPGSLYPQLQIARIKLITEEPEDVIPEFRKLSEEYPQDVPVLKGLAEACLQSAKIFHSKRLLGRTRDSLQEAVDAVTSALKEWSDVSCLWKLLGDIFTLAGNLPPTWAFLLIPCWFSPQQNQTGDRITIKSQFSCYKFASTYLHKL